Proteins from one Cellulosilyticum lentocellum DSM 5427 genomic window:
- a CDS encoding secondary thiamine-phosphate synthase enzyme YjbQ, producing the protein MNLFEHELQITSRQMLVDITSAVKKDLEKSGVKEGIVVVYCPHTTAGITINENADPDVKIDLIYGFEKAYPTTDKEYLHYEGNSHSHLKASTVGSSETLIVHDSELILGTWQGIYFCEFDGPRVRHFYVKIMEG; encoded by the coding sequence ATGAATTTATTTGAACATGAACTACAGATAACGAGTAGACAGATGCTTGTAGATATTACAAGTGCAGTAAAAAAAGATTTAGAAAAAAGTGGAGTAAAAGAAGGGATTGTAGTTGTTTATTGTCCTCATACTACTGCGGGGATTACCATTAATGAGAATGCAGACCCTGATGTCAAAATAGATCTTATTTATGGTTTTGAAAAGGCTTATCCTACTACAGACAAAGAGTACCTTCATTATGAAGGGAATTCTCATTCACATTTAAAAGCCAGTACAGTAGGAAGTAGTGAAACACTCATCGTACATGATAGTGAACTTATCTTAGGAACGTGGCAAGGTATTTATTTTTGTGAATTTGACGGTCCTCGTGTACGCCATTTTTATGTGAAAATTATGGAAGGCTAA
- a CDS encoding lysylphosphatidylglycerol synthase transmembrane domain-containing protein gives MDSKEVRTGYKGIRIIGFTSLMLLLIYLFFKDTYVEIGLQLKTAALGGILLIALLGIAYVICDGILVAIFAKKHRSTYTYKEGILTVWYATFYKGITFGSGTKVAQMYMLNEQGIPLGISGSFLTLNYALHKLCVLLYMSLTISGWQQHLAHSYTGYIYFGYGLNLVIIGCLVLACTWKRFHELILWLLRKGLEAINKIELYEVVEAFLVDLEKESRTFFKAKGRLIICTLLNLIKLSCWYMIPYIAYWSMTREMPPIDFWEGMALASVMNLLVGVIPAPVGMGSSELVYLMLFSSLFGKLTTDSTMLLYRMASYYLPFLIGIGVVMMRRFNKIKEGEPCET, from the coding sequence GTGGATAGTAAAGAAGTGAGAACAGGGTACAAAGGTATACGCATCATAGGCTTTACAAGTCTTATGCTTCTTTTAATCTACTTGTTTTTTAAAGATACATATGTAGAAATAGGTTTACAACTTAAAACAGCGGCATTAGGAGGAATTCTACTCATTGCTTTATTAGGAATAGCCTATGTCATATGCGATGGTATTTTAGTTGCTATATTTGCTAAAAAACATAGGTCTACCTATACCTATAAAGAAGGCATTTTAACTGTATGGTATGCTACTTTTTATAAAGGGATTACCTTTGGAAGTGGAACAAAGGTGGCACAAATGTATATGCTAAATGAGCAGGGAATACCACTTGGAATCAGTGGAAGCTTTTTAACTTTAAATTATGCCTTGCATAAGTTGTGTGTGCTTTTATATATGAGTCTAACTATTTCAGGATGGCAGCAACACTTAGCCCATTCCTATACAGGGTATATTTATTTTGGATATGGTCTTAATCTCGTTATTATTGGATGTTTAGTACTGGCATGTACTTGGAAAAGATTTCATGAGCTCATTTTGTGGCTGCTTCGTAAAGGACTGGAAGCTATTAATAAAATAGAACTTTACGAAGTGGTAGAAGCATTTTTAGTAGATTTAGAAAAAGAGAGCCGTACTTTCTTTAAGGCAAAAGGAAGACTTATTATTTGTACCCTACTTAATTTAATTAAATTAAGCTGTTGGTATATGATTCCTTATATTGCTTACTGGAGCATGACTAGAGAAATGCCACCTATAGACTTTTGGGAAGGAATGGCACTTGCCTCAGTAATGAATTTATTAGTAGGCGTCATACCAGCACCAGTAGGAATGGGATCTAGTGAACTGGTTTATTTAATGCTATTTAGCAGTTTATTTGGTAAGTTAACCACTGATTCTACTATGCTACTTTATCGAATGGCTAGTTATTATTTACCCTTCTTAATAGGAATAGGGGTAGTCATGATGAGGCGATTCAATAAAATAAAAGAGGGGGAACCCTGTGAAACTTAA
- a CDS encoding SGNH/GDSL hydrolase family protein → MKYQPTENNVSIYGRTLTKAGMLYLGYSCTGIAFTCAARSVKARLWSNSNAWGSDLKAVVAVFVNDELYKRFVLEEIEADYVLYESEEVKSVKISLIKLSEAAFAKVGIKEIDIEGNDVPRPIGPKARKIEFIGDSITCGYGIEGEWNKSIFNTREENPWEAYAATTARVLEADYHLVSWSGNGIISGWTETGEINDECLMPELYEYTDLSLEKSLGHESYEKWDSKRFEADCVVVNLGTNDASYTKHEPDRIAAFGRGYYQFLKRIREKQPKAYIVCTLGVMGADLYPEIEAQVARFKKEEKDERIATMAFRLQEESDGIGTDWHPSMLTQKKMAEQLINKLQGLLSWT, encoded by the coding sequence ATGAAATATCAACCAACTGAAAATAATGTGAGTATATATGGAAGAACTTTAACAAAGGCAGGAATGCTTTATCTTGGCTATTCTTGTACAGGGATAGCTTTTACTTGCGCAGCTAGAAGTGTAAAAGCACGTTTATGGAGTAACAGTAATGCATGGGGAAGTGATTTAAAGGCAGTAGTGGCTGTTTTCGTCAATGATGAACTATATAAACGTTTTGTCTTAGAGGAAATAGAGGCCGATTATGTCCTTTATGAATCAGAGGAAGTGAAGTCTGTAAAAATAAGTTTAATCAAGTTATCTGAAGCGGCTTTTGCCAAGGTGGGGATTAAAGAAATTGATATAGAAGGAAATGATGTGCCAAGACCTATCGGGCCAAAAGCAAGAAAGATAGAGTTTATAGGTGATTCCATTACTTGTGGTTATGGGATTGAAGGAGAGTGGAACAAGTCTATCTTTAACACAAGAGAAGAAAATCCATGGGAAGCTTATGCAGCTACTACAGCCAGAGTACTTGAAGCGGATTATCATCTTGTTTCCTGGAGTGGTAATGGTATTATATCAGGGTGGACTGAAACAGGTGAAATCAATGATGAATGTTTGATGCCAGAGCTCTATGAATATACAGATTTAAGTTTAGAAAAGTCACTAGGGCATGAAAGTTATGAGAAATGGGATAGTAAGCGTTTTGAGGCAGATTGTGTAGTGGTTAATTTAGGAACCAATGATGCTAGTTATACTAAGCATGAGCCAGATCGTATAGCTGCTTTTGGAAGAGGTTATTATCAGTTTTTAAAACGTATAAGAGAAAAACAGCCTAAGGCTTATATTGTTTGTACTTTGGGCGTTATGGGGGCAGACTTATATCCTGAAATAGAAGCTCAAGTAGCACGTTTTAAAAAAGAAGAAAAAGATGAACGTATAGCTACTATGGCCTTTCGTTTACAAGAAGAAAGTGATGGAATTGGTACAGATTGGCATCCTAGCATGCTTACACAAAAAAAGATGGCAGAGCAACTTATAAATAAGCTTCAAGGTTTACTGAGTTGGACATAG
- a CDS encoding cold-shock protein yields MMTGTVKWFNAEKGFGFIAREDGDDVFVHFSAIQGDGYKTLEEGQKVNFEITQGNRGAQAENVTRA; encoded by the coding sequence ATAATGACAGGTACAGTTAAATGGTTCAACGCAGAAAAAGGTTTTGGTTTCATCGCTAGAGAAGATGGAGATGATGTATTCGTACATTTCTCAGCTATCCAAGGTGACGGATACAAAACTCTTGAAGAAGGTCAAAAAGTTAACTTTGAAATTACTCAAGGTAACCGTGGCGCTCAAGCAGAAAACGTTACAAGAGCTTAA
- a CDS encoding DUF4956 domain-containing protein, protein MLTSILDTGAGTGTLQLGNVLICTGIALILGVIIALVYMSDGKYTKNFTVSLVILPALIQAIIAMVNGNLGTSVAVLGAFSLVRFRSVPGNSKDISYIVFAMAIGLATGVGFVSFAVLMTVIIGIAFFLLFKTKFGEKQSPEKELKVTIPENIDYTTIFDDLFAKFTNKVSLERVKTTNLGSMYELHYMIALKEENKEKQLIDELRCRNGNLPIVCGRPKVTKEEL, encoded by the coding sequence ATGCTTACAAGCATACTAGATACAGGAGCAGGAACAGGAACACTTCAATTAGGAAACGTTTTAATTTGTACAGGAATAGCATTGATTTTAGGTGTAATCATTGCTTTAGTTTACATGTCAGATGGGAAATATACGAAGAACTTTACAGTATCTTTGGTGATTTTACCAGCACTTATTCAAGCGATTATTGCAATGGTTAATGGTAATTTAGGAACCAGTGTCGCTGTTTTAGGAGCTTTTAGTTTAGTAAGGTTCCGTTCAGTACCAGGTAATTCAAAGGATATTTCTTATATTGTATTTGCCATGGCAATTGGACTAGCTACAGGTGTAGGCTTTGTTAGCTTTGCGGTATTAATGACAGTGATTATTGGTATAGCATTCTTCCTATTATTTAAAACAAAATTTGGAGAAAAACAATCTCCAGAAAAAGAATTAAAGGTAACTATTCCAGAAAATATTGATTATACCACTATATTTGATGATCTATTTGCAAAGTTTACAAACAAGGTAAGTTTAGAAAGAGTAAAAACGACTAATTTAGGTAGTATGTATGAACTACATTACATGATTGCTTTAAAAGAAGAGAATAAAGAAAAACAATTAATAGATGAACTACGTTGTAGAAATGGTAATTTGCCTATTGTATGTGGTAGGCCAAAAGTAACGAAGGAAGAACTGTAG
- a CDS encoding HAD family hydrolase has translation MYKHYLFDLYGTLIDIHTNEESSLLWQKLSSFYAFNGALYTATTLKDAYIEKVSLYKTKQTHTPYPDFPLEQVFRDLFLAKAVIPSADLTVSAMQCFRILSTKYVKLYPSVHELLSNLKKAGKKLFVLSNAQREFTLKEMRILGIEDYFDGIYFSSDYCCCKPDSAFYEILLKNEKLLPQDCLMIGNDYNADCEGAYNSGIASLYIHSNLSPHYPKDFHAQYKVLRGGLTKATSLILSKIEGITK, from the coding sequence ATGTACAAACACTATCTTTTTGACTTATATGGTACTTTAATTGACATTCATACTAATGAAGAATCTTCACTACTTTGGCAAAAGCTTAGTTCTTTTTATGCTTTTAATGGTGCTCTTTATACAGCTACCACTTTAAAGGATGCCTACATAGAAAAAGTAAGTCTCTATAAAACTAAGCAAACACATACCCCTTATCCTGATTTTCCTTTAGAACAAGTATTTAGAGATTTATTTCTTGCTAAAGCAGTCATACCTTCTGCTGATTTAACAGTTTCGGCTATGCAGTGCTTTCGGATTCTCTCTACTAAATATGTTAAGCTCTATCCTAGTGTTCATGAGCTCCTTAGTAACTTAAAAAAAGCTGGCAAGAAACTTTTTGTACTTTCCAATGCCCAACGAGAATTTACCTTAAAAGAAATGCGTATTTTAGGTATTGAAGATTATTTTGATGGTATTTATTTTTCTTCAGATTACTGTTGCTGTAAACCCGACTCAGCTTTTTATGAAATACTTTTAAAAAATGAGAAACTTCTTCCTCAAGATTGCTTAATGATTGGTAATGATTATAATGCTGACTGTGAAGGTGCCTATAATAGCGGCATAGCTTCACTTTACATCCATTCTAATTTATCTCCTCATTATCCTAAAGACTTTCATGCGCAATATAAGGTATTAAGAGGCGGCCTTACTAAAGCCACCTCCCTTATACTTAGTAAAATTGAGGGCATAACTAAGTGA
- a CDS encoding polyphosphate polymerase domain-containing protein, translating to MASTKTNYVFERVEKKYLLTKEKYQALLKAIEPYMAQDEYGMHTICNIYYDTPTYDLIRTSIEKPKYKEKLRLRSYGRPNKKDTVFIEIKKKYKGVVFKRRVSLTLEEAERYLNSGIKPKKENQIFKEIDYFMAFYKPIPKVYLAYDRIAYFGKADSNIRITFDHHIRSRQGDLSLGKGDYGDFLLDNNEYLMEIKVPLAMPLWLVHTLSELEIYPTSFSKYGNVYKQSLLEMRREQRCLQAY from the coding sequence ATGGCTAGTACAAAAACCAATTATGTTTTTGAGCGTGTAGAAAAGAAGTACTTGCTAACGAAAGAAAAATATCAAGCACTCTTAAAAGCAATAGAACCTTATATGGCTCAAGATGAATATGGTATGCATACTATTTGTAACATTTACTATGATACACCTACCTATGATCTCATTCGAACTTCCATAGAGAAACCTAAGTACAAAGAGAAGCTTCGTCTGAGAAGCTATGGTAGACCTAATAAAAAGGATACAGTGTTTATAGAAATTAAAAAGAAATATAAAGGGGTTGTTTTTAAAAGGAGAGTTTCTTTAACGTTAGAAGAAGCAGAGCGTTACTTAAATAGTGGTATCAAGCCTAAAAAAGAGAATCAGATATTTAAAGAAATTGATTACTTCATGGCATTTTATAAACCTATTCCAAAGGTTTACTTAGCTTATGACAGAATTGCTTACTTTGGTAAAGCGGACTCTAATATTCGTATTACCTTTGACCATCATATCAGAAGTAGGCAGGGAGATTTAAGCTTAGGAAAAGGAGATTATGGTGATTTTCTTTTAGATAACAACGAGTACTTAATGGAAATCAAGGTACCCTTAGCCATGCCACTGTGGTTAGTGCATACGTTATCAGAATTAGAAATTTATCCTACTTCCTTTTCGAAGTATGGAAATGTTTATAAACAAAGCTTATTAGAAATGAGGAGGGAACAAAGATGCTTACAAGCATACTAG
- a CDS encoding beta-mannosidase, translating to MKGIKLNGKWQFKSRKDQDWLEAYVPGTLYTDLLRLGKMKDPFYGENEEEVKALSELDYEYKRSFEVSEALLTQDKIVLECKGIDTIAEIFINKQSVGKTKNMHRTYEFDVKGILEVGMNEIHIMIDSPLQYIKQKDEEKSLWGVSSTVPGYQHIRKAHCAFGWDWGPQLPDMGIFREIAIKAYSEARLTDLYVKQQHSTDGVKLGIEVEIEKLTSKELLVECQISDAKGQMVAHTYEAANDLTAFNINIENPELWWPNGYGKQPLYEVKVILKNEDKECDVLRKRIGLRTLRIKKEKDQWGEGFCFEINGLSIFALGANYIPEDNLMGRNTLERTRRILETCIRSNFNCIRVWGGAYYAEDYFYDLCDELGLIVWQDFMFACAVYNLTEDFKDNIMAEFEDNIRRLRNHASLGLWCGNNEMESAWCYWGLPEDQKLRLDYLKMFEEILPEMVRKFDPQRFYWPSSPSSGGGFFEPSAQDKGDAHYWDVWHGKKPFEDFENQYFRFASEYGFQSFPSMKTIRTFAEEKDFNIYSPVMEQHQKCIDNGHGNATIMYYMAQYYPYPKNFEMTLYASQILQGDCLKVAIEHWRRNRGRCMGSTYWQLNDCWPVASWATIDYFGRWKASQYYVKRAYAPVLISAKAEEGGCSLYITNDTLEVFKGEVSCQIVHQTKGVLHEEVFGVTAESLSVRHMITIPYQQYITNRSDERNIYIVYKLYSDKVCISSDTLLLVKPKQFEFKEPGLKVDIVEYEDHFGIKVKSDVFARRVGIEFKEIDTILEDNYFDVYPNIVKEVKLMKTDLDNDVTREMLQDQIKLTSVYDLM from the coding sequence ATGAAAGGAATAAAATTGAATGGTAAGTGGCAATTTAAAAGCCGAAAAGATCAGGATTGGTTAGAAGCTTATGTACCAGGCACTTTATATACAGATTTACTCAGATTAGGCAAGATGAAAGATCCTTTTTATGGTGAGAATGAGGAAGAAGTAAAGGCCTTATCAGAATTAGATTATGAATACAAGAGAAGCTTTGAGGTTTCAGAAGCATTATTGACTCAAGATAAAATTGTTCTTGAATGTAAAGGAATTGATACGATAGCAGAGATTTTTATTAATAAGCAAAGCGTCGGAAAAACTAAAAATATGCATAGAACTTATGAGTTTGATGTAAAAGGTATACTAGAAGTTGGAATGAATGAGATTCATATTATGATTGATTCACCACTTCAATACATCAAGCAAAAGGATGAAGAAAAATCCTTATGGGGGGTATCAAGTACAGTCCCAGGTTATCAACATATTCGAAAAGCTCACTGCGCCTTTGGGTGGGATTGGGGACCACAACTTCCTGATATGGGTATTTTTAGAGAGATTGCTATTAAAGCATATAGCGAGGCAAGACTGACAGATTTATATGTCAAACAACAACATAGTACTGATGGTGTAAAGCTAGGAATAGAAGTAGAAATAGAAAAGCTTACTTCAAAGGAATTACTTGTTGAATGTCAAATAAGTGATGCTAAAGGGCAGATGGTTGCTCATACATACGAGGCAGCAAATGACTTAACAGCATTTAATATAAATATTGAGAATCCAGAACTATGGTGGCCTAATGGATATGGTAAGCAACCACTTTATGAAGTTAAGGTTATTTTAAAGAATGAAGATAAAGAGTGTGATGTTTTAAGGAAAAGAATAGGTCTGCGCACCTTAAGGATTAAGAAGGAAAAGGATCAATGGGGGGAAGGTTTCTGTTTTGAAATAAATGGCCTCAGTATTTTTGCGCTAGGTGCCAATTATATTCCAGAAGATAATTTGATGGGAAGAAATACACTAGAAAGAACGAGAAGAATATTAGAGACTTGTATTCGTTCAAATTTTAATTGTATACGTGTTTGGGGTGGAGCTTATTACGCAGAAGATTATTTTTATGACTTATGTGATGAACTAGGGCTTATTGTATGGCAAGATTTTATGTTTGCTTGTGCAGTATACAATTTAACAGAAGACTTTAAAGACAATATTATGGCTGAATTTGAAGATAATATTAGACGACTAAGAAATCATGCAAGTCTTGGATTATGGTGTGGTAATAATGAAATGGAATCAGCTTGGTGCTATTGGGGACTTCCTGAAGACCAGAAGCTGAGATTGGATTATCTTAAAATGTTTGAAGAAATACTTCCAGAAATGGTAAGAAAGTTTGATCCACAAAGATTTTATTGGCCATCCTCTCCTTCTTCAGGAGGCGGATTTTTTGAGCCAAGCGCACAGGATAAAGGAGATGCACACTATTGGGATGTATGGCATGGTAAGAAGCCGTTTGAGGATTTTGAAAATCAGTATTTTAGATTTGCCAGTGAATATGGTTTTCAATCCTTTCCTAGCATGAAGACCATTAGAACGTTTGCAGAAGAAAAGGACTTTAATATATATTCTCCAGTTATGGAGCAACATCAAAAATGTATTGATAATGGTCATGGGAATGCAACAATAATGTACTATATGGCTCAATACTATCCATACCCAAAGAATTTTGAGATGACTTTATATGCATCACAAATTTTACAAGGAGATTGTTTAAAAGTTGCTATCGAACATTGGAGAAGAAATCGTGGTAGATGTATGGGATCTACTTATTGGCAATTAAATGATTGCTGGCCAGTAGCTTCTTGGGCAACTATAGACTATTTTGGAAGATGGAAGGCATCTCAATATTATGTAAAAAGGGCTTATGCACCAGTGCTTATATCTGCTAAAGCAGAAGAGGGAGGATGCAGCTTATACATTACTAATGATACATTAGAGGTGTTTAAGGGAGAAGTAAGTTGTCAGATTGTACATCAAACTAAAGGAGTACTTCATGAAGAAGTATTTGGAGTAACAGCTGAGAGCTTATCAGTAAGGCATATGATAACCATTCCGTATCAGCAGTATATTACTAATAGAAGTGATGAAAGAAATATCTACATTGTTTATAAGCTCTACAGTGATAAAGTATGTATTAGTTCAGATACATTATTATTAGTTAAGCCTAAGCAATTTGAATTTAAGGAGCCTGGGTTAAAAGTTGATATAGTAGAATATGAAGACCATTTCGGAATAAAAGTAAAAAGTGATGTATTTGCAAGGCGTGTAGGAATTGAGTTTAAGGAAATCGATACGATATTAGAAGATAACTATTTTGATGTATATCCTAATATAGTCAAAGAAGTTAAGTTGATGAAAACAGACTTAGATAATGATGTGACAAGAGAAATGCTACAAGATCAAATCAAGCTTACTAGTGTATATGATTTAATGTAA
- a CDS encoding carbohydrate-binding domain-containing protein — translation MNKRLRKNIRLLGMIVCISLFTGCSNKKTDIASQTQQETLTVEENQSNKENTIGESLIAQVVNYEEDDYYTSWENTVAATIELKEDQISFEGNGVKVEESTLTIEKAGTYVISGTLADGSIIVDAADKAAVRLVLNGVDINCTTTAPVYVKQAGKVVLSLEEGTTNRFTDGESYILEDASSDEPNATIFSKDDLTINGKGSLEVIANYNNAITSKDTLKLMEGTLQIEAVDDGVMGKDAVIVKTGNVQITAKGDGIKATNDTDETKGFVAIEDGNFNIVAGADGIQAKTNVYIAEGTYTVETGGESANAVKKQEQNQVAGPMGKGQTKVSTTATQVEDTTATTTTENTDESTSYKGIKGSKAIYISGGTFTLNTADDSIHSNDTIAISGGDMTLTSGDDGIHADTQLNIGEVKLTITKSYEGLESSEINITSGEINVMASDDGVNISGGNDASAINGRPGQNSFANTEDGKLTISGGTLFVDASGDGLDANGSIEMSGGTVVVNGPTNDGNGALDYDGSFNITGGVFIAAGSAGMAQVPSSSSTQPSIAMTYSANKQAGEMIHLADSNGNALLTFAPTKAYRSVVISIPEIKTGESYSFYTGGSVAGNATNGLYETTAAYTPEGEAVSFTPTDIVTYLSESGVTTGNSGFGPGGNGGGGRGEKPDKGAATQDGTTPPAIPDESNRPALPEGTMPSEGTMKQGGEGMTPPEKPTGEKGANGTPPEKPSTEGNLDTTTAPSENSSAQ, via the coding sequence ATGAATAAGAGATTAAGAAAGAATATACGCTTGCTAGGCATGATAGTTTGTATAAGTTTATTTACAGGTTGCAGTAATAAAAAAACAGACATAGCTAGTCAAACGCAGCAAGAAACACTCACAGTAGAAGAAAATCAATCCAATAAAGAAAATACCATAGGAGAATCCTTAATAGCTCAGGTCGTTAACTACGAAGAAGATGATTACTATACATCATGGGAAAATACTGTGGCAGCAACTATTGAATTAAAGGAAGACCAAATTAGTTTTGAAGGAAATGGTGTAAAAGTAGAGGAAAGTACGCTTACTATTGAAAAAGCAGGGACCTACGTAATAAGTGGAACATTAGCAGATGGAAGTATTATAGTAGATGCAGCAGATAAGGCAGCAGTACGCCTTGTTTTAAATGGCGTAGATATTAATTGCACTACAACTGCTCCTGTTTATGTCAAACAAGCCGGTAAGGTAGTTTTAAGTCTAGAAGAGGGGACAACCAATCGTTTTACAGATGGAGAAAGCTATATATTAGAAGATGCCAGTAGTGATGAGCCTAATGCAACTATTTTTAGCAAGGATGATTTAACTATTAACGGAAAAGGTAGCTTAGAAGTAATAGCCAATTACAATAATGCCATTACCTCTAAAGATACTTTGAAATTAATGGAAGGCACATTACAAATAGAAGCAGTTGATGATGGGGTGATGGGGAAAGATGCTGTCATCGTAAAAACAGGTAATGTTCAAATCACAGCAAAAGGTGATGGTATTAAGGCCACTAATGATACAGATGAGACAAAAGGGTTTGTAGCCATAGAAGATGGAAACTTTAATATAGTAGCAGGAGCTGATGGCATTCAAGCTAAAACAAATGTCTATATCGCAGAAGGAACGTATACGGTAGAAACTGGTGGAGAAAGTGCTAATGCAGTTAAAAAGCAAGAACAAAATCAAGTGGCTGGACCTATGGGAAAGGGCCAAACTAAGGTCAGCACGACAGCTACGCAAGTAGAAGATACTACAGCGACTACTACAACGGAAAATACAGATGAATCAACTAGCTACAAAGGCATTAAAGGAAGCAAAGCTATTTATATTAGTGGAGGTACTTTTACATTAAACACAGCGGATGATAGTATCCATAGCAATGATACCATTGCCATTAGTGGTGGAGACATGACTCTAACATCGGGAGATGATGGTATTCATGCAGATACCCAGCTAAATATAGGAGAAGTAAAATTGACTATTACAAAGAGCTACGAAGGACTAGAAAGTAGTGAAATTAATATTACTTCTGGAGAGATTAACGTAATGGCTAGTGATGATGGTGTTAATATAAGTGGAGGAAATGATGCTTCCGCTATTAATGGAAGACCTGGACAAAATAGTTTTGCAAATACAGAGGATGGCAAGCTCACTATTAGTGGAGGCACTCTTTTTGTAGATGCTTCAGGTGATGGTTTAGATGCAAATGGTTCAATTGAAATGTCAGGAGGCACAGTTGTTGTAAATGGGCCAACCAATGATGGCAATGGTGCATTAGATTATGATGGTAGCTTTAATATAACTGGTGGTGTATTCATCGCTGCTGGTAGTGCAGGTATGGCACAAGTACCTTCAAGTAGTTCTACTCAACCAAGTATAGCCATGACTTATTCAGCAAATAAGCAGGCAGGAGAAATGATTCATTTAGCTGATAGTAATGGTAATGCTCTACTGACTTTTGCACCTACTAAAGCCTATCGTTCTGTAGTCATTTCTATACCTGAAATAAAAACAGGAGAAAGCTATAGTTTTTATACAGGAGGTAGCGTTGCAGGTAATGCTACTAATGGTTTATATGAAACAACTGCTGCTTATACACCAGAAGGAGAGGCTGTTAGCTTTACACCAACTGACATAGTCACCTATTTATCAGAATCCGGTGTGACAACAGGAAACAGTGGTTTTGGGCCAGGTGGTAATGGTGGAGGTGGAAGAGGTGAAAAGCCAGATAAAGGAGCTGCAACTCAGGATGGTACTACACCTCCAGCTATACCAGATGAGAGTAATAGACCAGCTTTGCCAGAAGGTACAATGCCTTCAGAAGGAACAATGAAACAAGGTGGGGAAGGTATGACACCACCAGAGAAGCCTACTGGGGAAAAAGGTGCAAATGGAACACCACCAGAAAAACCAAGTACTGAAGGCAATCTAGATACTACAACAGCTCCAAGTGAGAATAGTAGTGCACAGTAA